The window ACGTGGTATTAGCGCGTGCCGTTTTCTTCCCTCCCCACAGGGCTTTACAACCCGAAGGCCTTCATCACCCACGCGGCGTCGCTGGATCAGGCTTTCGCCCATTGTCCAATATTCCCCACTGCTGCCTCCCGTAGGAGTCTGGCCCGTGTTTCAGTGCCAGTGTGGCTGATCATCCGCTTAGACCAGCTACCCGTCTTCGCCATGGTAGGCCGTTACCCTACCATCAAGCTGATGGGCCGCAGGCTCCTCCTTGGGCGCTAGCTTTCGTGAAGAGGCCAGCTTTGACCCTTGCCAGCGGACTGGCCGTGGTCTCATACGGTATTAGCTTCCCTTTCGGGGAGTTATCCCCTGCCCGAGGGCGGATTACCTACGTGTTACGCACCCGTTCGCCACTCTACCGGGGCCGAAGCCCTTTCGCGTGCGACTTGCATGTGTTAAGCGCGCCGCTAACGTTCGCTCTGAGCCAGGATCAAACTCTCCAGTTGAAACTGCGAGCATTGATCCGGGCAACGGCTAAGTGCGCACGATCACTTGCTGTCTCCGATGCAAGCATGTACTGCCTTGCATCCGAGGATTCGCGCGCACCGCTGCTCGGTTTCTTCGGTCAGCTTGGTGCATGCCACGCGGGCACGTCCAAGCCTAGGACCCGATCAAATTCAAGGTGGGCTCGTTTCCGATTCAGTTTTCAAAGACCGATGCCAGAAACGGGGCAAAGAATCCAGAAGCGTAGCTAACCTGCATACCCTCGTCAAGCGGGGTCGCTCTGCACCTTTTTGCACCGTTTCCTGCTACGCAGGCATCGATCCAATGGCGGACCGCTACCAGCGCAGCCGGGGGGCGGAATGTACCGAGCCGGCACGATTCGTCAAGGCAAAAGGTTAAGGGAGAGGCATCGACCAGACGCTGGCACCGCGCTTGATGCCAAGCCGCTGCGCCTGCTGAGCACCAAGGCGCACGCTCTGCGTGCCGGGGACAATGCGGCCAGGCAGGGCGAGGAAGTAGGGGGGCTCCTCCCACCTGGCGCCCACTAGAGCGGGTACGCCGTCGGTCACGACGGCCTGCTCGGGCCGCTCGATCTGCACCCGCCTTGGATATGCCTCCCGTACGAGGGGAATGTCGTCGGTCGCCGCAACGAAGTGGGGACCTCCATCAAAAGGATCGACGCGATGCGCATAGCGAAAGCCCACTCGATGCAGCAGTCTTTCCACGGCCTTGGCCCCCTGGCCGACCTCACCGAGCACGGCCTGCGCCTTAGGTGAGAGCAAGGCCACGTAGATATCCCCCGCGGGGAAGAGCCCGCGGATGAATTCCTTGTTATCCCGGGAGAGGCGATCCGCCTCCCGATAGCTTAGGCCCGTGAAATGGTGCCCCACGGCTTGCCACAGATGACTCGTGCCGTCGGGTTCGAGCGGAGGCAGGAGCTCTGCCAGCACCCGATCTCGAAACAGCTCGCGGCGCATCGCCAGCCAAAGAAAGCGCACGCAGGCGATCATGGTGCCCAGCCGATGCGAGCTTCCACGCACATTGGGATGAACAACGAGCCCTCCTAGCTCCGTGGGACCATCATAGGAGAAACCGATGTTCAGCACTTTGTGCACGAAGTGGCGATCGAGAGTCGAGCTGTAGTGTTCGTCTTCACGCACATCGAAGTAGATGTACGGGGCATCGCGGCGGCCAAGCTGACCAAAGAGCGCGGAGGTGCCCACGACGCGACCGTCACGCGTATCCTGGAGGGCGAACACGTATTGGGCTCGCCGAGGATCGATCCGTCGAGCCTCGAAGGCGGTCTCCGAACGCTGCAGGATATGTTGCAGGGCCGTTGGGTCGTCCGGCAGGTTGACTGTGTTGAGAAACCCGGCGAGCTCGCCGAAGGCAGCCAGATCAGAAACCAGGGCGGCGCGTACCTGGTAGGGACTCATGACTTCAGAGCGCTCTTCGGCTGTCCACGAGTATCGTCACTGGTCCATCCCCCTCGGAGCGCACCTGCATAGCAGCACGGAAGCGGCCCGTCTCGACTCGCAACCCTCGACTTCGCAGCGCGTTGCACAGAGCCTTGTAGTGCCCCTCGGCCTGCTCTGGCGAGGCAGCCCGACTGAATGAGGGACGATGCCCCTTTTGGACATCGCCAAAGAGCGTGAACTGCGAGACGACCAGCAGCGCGCCGTGCACCTGCTCGACGGAACACGACATACGCCCTCGAGCGTCAGGAAACACCCTGAGCGAGGCAAGCTTGTTGGCTGTCCAGCGGATGTCGGCATCTGTGTCCTCCCGTGCGGCCGCCAAGTACACCAGCAAGCCCGTGTCGATGGCACCCACTTGCTCGCCCGCAACGAGCACCTCGGCTGCGCTGACGCGCTGGACAACGGCCCTCATACGCACCATGGAAATGGCCGGCCGCCGTGTTGTCAACGAGGATTTTCTTCGAGGACGAAAGCGCTTTGGCCAGACGTTTGGCGAGAGCGACTTCGCGGTGTTGTCAACGAGGATTTTCTTCGAGGACGAAAGCCCCGAGCGCATCACCCTGCACGACCGCAGCCGATCGAGCTATTCTTGGGCGGACCCTAAGCCATGGAAGCCGCCCAGCAGGTGCCTCTCGTCGGTCTGACTGGAGGGGTAGCGGCCGGCAAGACCACGGTTGCCGAGCTGCTGGCCAAACGGGGTGCGGCCGTGATAGACGCCGACGCCCTCGCGAGGGAAGTGGTAGCGCCCGGAAGCCAGGCGCTCCAGGAGATCGAGGACCGTTTCGGCTCGGGCATCATCAAGCTTGACGGATCGCTCGACCGGGCCGCCCTGGCCGCGCTCGTGTTCCACGACGAAACCTCGCGCGCCGCGTTGGAAGGCCTCATACATCCTCGAGTCGTGCGCCTTAGTCGGAGCAAGATCGCTGCGTGCGCGGCTGCCGGACCTCCCTACGTCCTGTATGAAGCCGCGCTACTGGTGGAAAAGAACCGTCATCATGACTTTGACGCCATGATCGTGGTAACGGCCGCGGAATCGGTGCGCATGGCACGCCTCGTGTCCAGGGGCCTATCGGTGCGAGAGGCGCGAGCGCGCATTGCCGCGCAGGCCCCCGCGCATGACAAGATCAGTATCGCCGACTACGTGATCTACAATGAGGGGCGCCTGCAACTGCTGCAGCCTCAGGCGCTGCAAGTGCACAAAGCGCTGCTCGACCGCTTCCGCCGCGGCCAATGAAGGATGGCATCACGCCCCAAACCAAGCCCCGTGAAACCACCAAAAAAGACGCTGCTAACAGGGTTTCCCGAGCACTTCACGGCTCGCCGGCTGTTGGCCGAGCTCCTCGGTGCCGACTCGGAGGAGTTGGTTTGCTGTCTGGTCCCCGAGGGTTCTTTGGAGCGCGCTCGGGCGCTCGCAGGGCAACTGGCCGACGAGCTGCGCGAGCGGGTGCAGATTCTGCCGGGTGACATCGCGGCCATGGACTTCGGGCTGTCCGGCCGGCACTACCTAGAGCTGGCCCGCCAGGTGCACCGAATCCATCACGCTGCGGCGGCAACGCACCCCGGAGTGCACCGACAGGTGGCCGAACGCATCAACGTCAACGGCACAGGCGAGGTGCTGGAGTTCGCCGAGGTGACCGGCAGACTCGAAAGGCTGGTGCTGTGGTCGAGCGCACTCGTGTCCGGAACACACCAGGGGCACATCCCCGAGTCCGAAATCGCGAGTCCGCCCTCGTTCCGCAACGTCACCGAGGAAACACGTTTTGTGGCCGAAACCATGGCACGCGATCTGATGGACCGCATCCCGACTACGATACTGCGTCCTTCCATCGTGGTGGGGGATTCCAAAACAGGCGAAATCGATCGCTTTGATGGCCCCTACCTGCTCGTGGTCTTGATGCTGAATTCGCCGCTCGACCTGCGCCTGCCCTTACCAGGACGCGGCGCGAATACCCTGCCCCTGGTACCCGTCGATTACGTGGTGGAGGCGGGTGTTCGCATCGTGTCGGACCCGAGATCGGTGGGTCGTACGTATCACTTGGTCGATCCGCGACCCCTGACGGCAAGACGCGTATTCGAAATCGTGGCGCGGGTCACCGGACACGACGGCCCAGTGGGGAACCTCCCGACCGGGATCGCCACGCGCCTGTTGCGCACACCGGGCCTGAACCGGGTTTCCCACGTGCCGCGCGCCTTCCTCGAGCAGCTCGCCACCGACGTGGTTTACGAATCCCGCAACGCCGAGGAGATTCTGCAAGGCACGGGCATCGCCTGCCCACCCTTTGAGCAGTATGCGCAGGTGCTCGTCGACTACGTGAGGTCAAGACAGGCCGAGCAGAACGCCGAAGCCAAGCAAGAAGTCGCACAGACACCAGAGGCCGCGAGCTGAGACAAGGCGTCGGCCGATGCGCTGGCTCCTCGAAACAGCGCTGCTATGGTGTCGTCGCCCCTCGTTGCCAGCGCGGCCGTACACTCGTCCTCCAGGCCACTAGACACTACGGGCTCATCTAGCGCTGATCGTCTAGTGTGACCCGACTGGGGCCCCGCGAACAGGGAAGCGGAGAACACGATGGAAATCTGGAGCGACAGCTTTGAGAACGGACAGCCGATTCCGGCCAGGTACGCCTTCGGCAAACCCCACCCCACCTCCCACGTGCAGTTGAGCGACAACGTCAACCCGCACATCGCCTGGTCGGATCTTCCGGTAGGCACGCGTTCCCTGGCGCTGCTGTGCGTGGACGTGGATGTGCCCAGCAAGCCCGACGCGGTCAACAAGGAGGGTATGACGGTCCCTGCGAAGCTAGCGCGCGTCGACTTCTATCACTGGATTCTCGTGGATCTCGCCCCAGAGGGCGGGCCCCTGCAGGAGGGCGAATTCTCGAGCGCCGTAACCGCCAAGGGCAAGCCCGGTCCCGAGGGCCCCCGAGGCACGCGCCAGGGCGTCAACAGCTATAGGGAGTGGTTCGAACGGGATCCTTCCATGACGGGCGACTACTTTGGCTACGATGGGCCCTGCCCACCTTGGAACGACGAACGGGTGCACCACTACGACTTCCGCCTCTACGCACTGGACGTGCCGCGCTGCCCCGCCGAAGGCAATCTGAGGGGGCCCGAGGTGCTCGTAGCCATCCAAGGTCATATCCTCGACAAGGCGTTGCTCGTGGGCAGCTACCAGATCTATCCCGAAGCCCGGGCGGTCTAGTGTCCTGTGCCTAGAGCGCCGACCGGTTCGAATCCCATGCAATCCTGCGCCTTTCGCTCCATCCCCGGCTTACCTCCTCGCTCCTCACTGCGGCGTAGCGTTGCTACGCCTCGTTCCGGGGCTGCGGGGGCGCTCGGGTCTGAAACGAAATGCTTGGATTCCACGACGTATTCAAACCGGTCGGCGCTTTGGAACGCTACAGAGTGAAGTTGTCGCCCCCAGATGGACAGGGAACTCGGTGCTTTGAGTCGGCGTTCTGAGAAGCACGGATCGCACTTGCGGGCCGTTGTACTGGTACTCGCGTCCGCGGTGGCTGCGCTGTTGTGTGCTCCCAGCCCGCGCGCACTCGCCCAAGCGGCGGGGGGCGCGCAAGCATTGACACCGCCCACACCTGCAGCGCCCACGCAGCCCCCGCCACCTGTTCAGGCTGCGCCTCCGATTCAGGCTGCGCCTCCGATTCAGCCAGTGCGATCGGGGTCGCCTGAGAAACCGTCCTCGTCTGCACCCGCAGGCCCAGCCCCAGCAATGCCGCCGCCAGCCGTAGCCATGCCGCCAGCGACCGAGGGAGCGCGCTGGCCTGTTTCGGTGCCGGCACCGCCGGCTTATGCCGCCTGTGTTCCTGCCTGTCGAACAGGTTACCGCTGCGACCAAGGCCAGTGCGTGCCGCGGTGCAATCCCCCCTGTCCAGGAGGCTACGGTTGCAGCCCGAGCGGCGAATGCATTCCTAACGCGCCCCTGGGGGGGGCACCCGGCAGCGGGTTCTATGGGGACGGTGGCTTCTTCGAGGACACGCAGGTAACGGACCTCGAGCCTCGCCGAGGACGGCACGCGCACGATGGCTTCATGCTACGGTTCACGCTCGGTTTTGGGCCGAGCGGGGCACGGACCGGCGCTGGTGCGGACCGGGCGAAACTGGGCGGGACTGCGGCTTACTTCAGCATCGATCTCGGCGGTGCCGTGAGCAACCACGTCGTGGTTCACGGCAGGCTATCGAGGTTCGGCATGAGCGATCCGAGCTTGACCGAAGGCGATAGGGATCTGGGGGAGATTTCCGGTTCGACGTTTAGCATGTCGATCCTGGGAATTGGCGTGACGTACTATTTCATGCCCATCAATCTGTACCTCACGGGCGCGCTCGGCATGTCGACCGCGCAGGCTGACGGCAGGCTTGAAATCAGTGGCGACCTCGGCAGCGGGCCAGGCGCCGAGTTCGACGTGGGCAAGGAGTGGTGGGTCGGCGACGAATGGGGCCTAGGCGTCGCCCTGCGCGCGTCGCTGCTGTCCGTGCCTCAGACCACGGCGCTCGGCAGCAGCAACGACTGGCTCGGCTGGGGCATGGGGCTGCTGTTCAGCGTCACCTACAACTGACGTGCCCCCTGCGGCTCGCCACCATCGCACGACCGCAATCCCGTCCTCCGACCCGACACGGATGTAGGGACCCGAATCCGGAACCCGAAACCCGATGTCCGCCTCCGCAATCGGCAATCGCAATCGGACTTCGGCCTTCGCATCGGATCGGATCGGATCGGAACTCGGCCTCCCTGTATTCGAAGGCGGCGCAACACCGCTGGACGGGATGGATCGAAATCGAAGTGGCGATGCTTTTTCGACCCGACGCCAAAGGCAATGGATGTGCACGCTACCGTGGCAGCTTCACAGCGTTCTCGGCTACGAGAGCCGACAGTGCAGCGAGGTCATGTCTGGTCAGTCGCCGCGGTCGCTGGTGCGCTCGGGAGACGGTCGCCGCGTCGTTTGTCTCGGTAGAGTTGAGCGTCGGCGCGTGCCAGCAGCTGTTCTGGGCGCAGCTCGCGAGGCCAGGCAGTAGCCGCGCCGCAACTCGCAGCGAGCGGATGTCCTGCGATCCTGACCTGCTTGATCAGTCGGCGCACGCGCTGCTGCACGGCGGCCGCGGCTGCTTCGTCGGCGTCCGGTAGCAGGACTGCAAACTCGTCTCCACCGAGCCGCGCAACCAGGTCGCTGCGGCGGGCCGCGGCCACGCAGCAGCCCGCCAGGCGCTGGATCGCTTGGTCCCCGGTGGCGTGACCGCTTCGGTCGTTGATGCGTTTAAGGCCGTCGAGATCCAGCATGATGACACTGATGGGCGCTCCGGTACGCGTGGCCCGCGCCAGTTCCCTCTCCAGGGCCGCGTTTAGCGCCCGGCGATTGGCTACGCTGGTGAGCTCGTCCTGCTGGGCGAGCGCCCGCAGGCTATGCACCTCACGTGCTAACTCATGGACCTCCGCGAGCAGCACGCCGACCTGGTCGCCTGGCGCGACGCCTGGAAGAGCCCAGGCCTGCATGTAGGCGCGCGTTGCTTCGCGGGGACTCGTGGCGCGCACAAGGGCGCTCAGCGCCTGTACCAGCGGATCGACCGCAGGCCCCTGGCAGGCCGGCACCGAGCGTTCCACGGCCGATCCTTGCGCGGACCCGCGGGCAGCTTGGACCTCGATTCCGTGGGGCAGCGGCCGTACGCCAGAGGCCATTCCTTCATCACGTTGTCGGGATCGACGGACCGGATTGTCGATGGGGTCGAACATGGCACTCCTTCAAAGCTGGCCGAAGTTACCGTTGTCACCACCGCGGCGACCCGACCCGGTTCCTCGCCACTACCGTCCGAAAGCAGCTCGCCGCCGGTCATCAAGCAAGTAAGCAACTAGCATGCCAGGGCGTGGAGTGCTCCCATCTCTGCACTCCGATTGCCCGCCGGTCGACGCCGAGCAGGCGGCAGCGAATATCCTGCAGCCGAAACCTCTCGGCGACAACGCGTAGGACTGCGCAGTAGGCACGAACTTTTTCGCCCTTCCGACGTGCGCACGCGATCGCCAGCGCGGCTCGTGCGGGACCCCCCGAGCTGGCATCGGGCTTGCTCGACTCGCTTGGGTAGGCCGCCGGTAGCGCGCCCGGCTGGGCAGTCCAACCGTCGCGTGGCAAGCTCGCTGCCGGTGACCGAGCGAGTGGCCGAGCGAATGACCGACGAGCGAGCGCAGACCGACGCTGGAGCGGCACGGATCCGAGAGGTCTACCACCGCGCTGCCAATCACTTCCAGACGGTGTTGAGCTTGCTTGACCTGCAAGCGAGTCGACCCGCGCAACCCGGTGTGGCGCAGGCGTTGAAGCGGGCGCGTCAGCGCGTGCATGCGCTGGCGCTCCTGTATGCCCAACTGCAGACCTCGGGCGGCAGCGATGACGTCGACATGGCTGCCTACTTGCGGTCGCTGGTCGAGCATGCGCTGGCAGCCAGCGACGTCGAGTGCACGCTGCGGGCGCACTGCACGCTGGACGTGGACCGCGCGGCCACCTGCGGCATGATAGCGTCGGAGCTGCTGTCCAACTGCGTCCAGCACGCGCTGCCAGCGACGCACAAGGGCAGCGTGACCCTTGTCTTCGAGAGGCTTGGTGAGATGTTTCATTTTTTCGTGCGTGACCAGGGACCCGGGCTGCCGCAGTCAGCCGGCTCGTTGCCGGAAGGCTTCGGCTTGCTCCTGGTCCAGTCGCTGTGCGATCAACTGAAGGCCAGGCTTGACACCGATAACTCGCCGGCCGGGCTCACCGTAGCGATCGAGTTTCGTGCCTAGCAAGCCCGAGACTGGAACAGTTCCTGCTAGCTGCGCGGGCCGAGGCACGATGAAAACGACCAGCACTCCGTGGGGGCAGCCGGGGCAAGACTCCAGCCGTTCGGGCACTCGCGCCGCCCCGACGGGCATGGCAGTCGGCTCGGAGCAAGGACTGCAAGCAGCCACCAGAAGCCCTGGCGAGATCGAAAGCTTGTATCGCGTGCTCGTCGAGCACACGAGCGAGTACGCCATTTTCATGCTCGATACCACGGGCCACGTGGTGACGTGGAATCGTGGCGCCGAGCGCATCAAGGGCTACTCGGCCACCGAGATCATCGGCCGGCACTTCTCCGATTTCTATCCCGAACCTCAACGCAGCGTGGCCCACGAGGAACTCGGCATTGCGCTGCAGGAGGGACGCTTCGAGGAGGAGGGCTGGCGGCTGCGCAAAGATGGAAGGCTGTTTTGGGCCAGCGTCACGATCACTCCAGTCCGGGATACCTCGGGTCGGTTGCTCGGCTTTGCGAAGCTGACTCGGGATCTGACGGAGCGGCTGCGCGAGCTGGAGCAGCTGCGCGAGTACAACCTACTTGTGCAAAGCGTACGCGACTACGCGATGTACACGCTCGACCTCTCGGGCAGGGTCAAGACTTGGAACGCAGGCGCCGAGCGCATCAAGGGCTACCCGGCCGACGAGATCGTCGGGCAGCGCTTCTCCCGCTTCTACCCCGAGGCGGATCGACACAAGGCGGATACCGAACTCGCGACCGCCGCCAAGCAGGGACGTTTCGAGGATGAGGGCTGGCGAGTGCGCAAGGACGGCACCCAGTTTTGGGCCAATGTCATCATTACCGCGCTTCGCAACAAGGACGGCGAGCTTCAAGGCTACGCGAAAGTGACCCGCGACGTTACAGAACGCCGTGCGGTCGAACATC of the Pseudomonadota bacterium genome contains:
- a CDS encoding arginine N-succinyltransferase is translated as MSPYQVRAALVSDLAAFGELAGFLNTVNLPDDPTALQHILQRSETAFEARRIDPRRAQYVFALQDTRDGRVVGTSALFGQLGRRDAPYIYFDVREDEHYSSTLDRHFVHKVLNIGFSYDGPTELGGLVVHPNVRGSSHRLGTMIACVRFLWLAMRRELFRDRVLAELLPPLEPDGTSHLWQAVGHHFTGLSYREADRLSRDNKEFIRGLFPAGDIYVALLSPKAQAVLGEVGQGAKAVERLLHRVGFRYAHRVDPFDGGPHFVAATDDIPLVREAYPRRVQIERPEQAVVTDGVPALVGARWEEPPYFLALPGRIVPGTQSVRLGAQQAQRLGIKRGASVWSMPLP
- the coaE gene encoding dephospho-CoA kinase (Dephospho-CoA kinase (CoaE) performs the final step in coenzyme A biosynthesis.) — protein: MEAAQQVPLVGLTGGVAAGKTTVAELLAKRGAAVIDADALAREVVAPGSQALQEIEDRFGSGIIKLDGSLDRAALAALVFHDETSRAALEGLIHPRVVRLSRSKIAACAAAGPPYVLYEAALLVEKNRHHDFDAMIVVTAAESVRMARLVSRGLSVREARARIAAQAPAHDKISIADYVIYNEGRLQLLQPQALQVHKALLDRFRRGQ
- a CDS encoding sensor histidine kinase; translated protein: MASSLPVTERVAERMTDERAQTDAGAARIREVYHRAANHFQTVLSLLDLQASRPAQPGVAQALKRARQRVHALALLYAQLQTSGGSDDVDMAAYLRSLVEHALAASDVECTLRAHCTLDVDRAATCGMIASELLSNCVQHALPATHKGSVTLVFERLGEMFHFFVRDQGPGLPQSAGSLPEGFGLLLVQSLCDQLKARLDTDNSPAGLTVAIEFRA
- a CDS encoding YbhB/YbcL family Raf kinase inhibitor-like protein; this translates as MEIWSDSFENGQPIPARYAFGKPHPTSHVQLSDNVNPHIAWSDLPVGTRSLALLCVDVDVPSKPDAVNKEGMTVPAKLARVDFYHWILVDLAPEGGPLQEGEFSSAVTAKGKPGPEGPRGTRQGVNSYREWFERDPSMTGDYFGYDGPCPPWNDERVHHYDFRLYALDVPRCPAEGNLRGPEVLVAIQGHILDKALLVGSYQIYPEARAV
- the dtd gene encoding D-aminoacyl-tRNA deacylase, producing MRAVVQRVSAAEVLVAGEQVGAIDTGLLVYLAAAREDTDADIRWTANKLASLRVFPDARGRMSCSVEQVHGALLVVSQFTLFGDVQKGHRPSFSRAASPEQAEGHYKALCNALRSRGLRVETGRFRAAMQVRSEGDGPVTILVDSRRAL
- a CDS encoding GGDEF domain-containing protein; translation: MERSVPACQGPAVDPLVQALSALVRATSPREATRAYMQAWALPGVAPGDQVGVLLAEVHELAREVHSLRALAQQDELTSVANRRALNAALERELARATRTGAPISVIMLDLDGLKRINDRSGHATGDQAIQRLAGCCVAAARRSDLVARLGGDEFAVLLPDADEAAAAAVQQRVRRLIKQVRIAGHPLAASCGAATAWPRELRPEQLLARADAQLYRDKRRGDRLPSAPATAATDQT
- a CDS encoding SDR family oxidoreductase gives rise to the protein MKPPKKTLLTGFPEHFTARRLLAELLGADSEELVCCLVPEGSLERARALAGQLADELRERVQILPGDIAAMDFGLSGRHYLELARQVHRIHHAAAATHPGVHRQVAERINVNGTGEVLEFAEVTGRLERLVLWSSALVSGTHQGHIPESEIASPPSFRNVTEETRFVAETMARDLMDRIPTTILRPSIVVGDSKTGEIDRFDGPYLLVVLMLNSPLDLRLPLPGRGANTLPLVPVDYVVEAGVRIVSDPRSVGRTYHLVDPRPLTARRVFEIVARVTGHDGPVGNLPTGIATRLLRTPGLNRVSHVPRAFLEQLATDVVYESRNAEEILQGTGIACPPFEQYAQVLVDYVRSRQAEQNAEAKQEVAQTPEAAS